Proteins from a genomic interval of Stenotrophomonas maltophilia:
- a CDS encoding DMT family transporter, producing the protein MRAALLMLGSTMAFGLMAVAIRYATRYVPTQEVAFFRNAFGLLALLPMLLRPGHAPLKTQQLPRYFVRSAIGLGSMLCAFWALGHLPLAQAVSLSYSTPLFVTIAAVLWLGETVRVRRWAAVVVGFIGVLVIVRPGTAGFTAGSLVAVAAAVLSSLVAIQIKQLTRVDSADTVVLYTYVFWVPLSLVPALFVWVWPTGMAWLWLLATGVLGTIGQLLWTRALRLGEVSALTPISFLQLPLVTLCGWLLFNETVDRWTIIGAGIILAANAYIAHREAVLSRRAASAAASAAAKPAE; encoded by the coding sequence ATGCGGGCGGCGCTGTTGATGCTCGGCAGCACGATGGCATTCGGCCTGATGGCCGTGGCGATCCGCTACGCCACGCGCTACGTACCGACCCAGGAAGTGGCGTTCTTCCGCAACGCCTTCGGCCTGCTCGCGCTGTTGCCGATGCTGCTGCGCCCCGGCCACGCACCACTGAAGACCCAGCAGCTGCCGCGCTATTTCGTGCGCAGTGCGATCGGCCTGGGCTCGATGCTGTGCGCGTTCTGGGCGCTGGGCCACCTGCCATTGGCGCAGGCGGTATCGCTCTCGTACTCCACGCCGCTGTTCGTCACCATTGCTGCCGTGCTCTGGCTGGGTGAGACCGTGCGCGTGCGCCGCTGGGCCGCGGTGGTGGTCGGCTTCATCGGCGTGCTGGTGATCGTGCGCCCCGGTACCGCCGGCTTCACCGCGGGAAGCCTGGTGGCGGTGGCTGCCGCCGTGCTCAGCTCATTGGTGGCGATCCAGATCAAGCAGCTGACCCGCGTCGACAGTGCCGACACCGTGGTGCTCTACACCTACGTGTTCTGGGTGCCGCTGTCGCTGGTCCCGGCACTGTTCGTCTGGGTCTGGCCCACCGGCATGGCGTGGCTGTGGCTGCTGGCCACCGGCGTGCTTGGCACCATCGGCCAGCTGCTGTGGACGCGCGCACTGCGCCTGGGCGAAGTCTCCGCCCTGACCCCGATCAGCTTCCTGCAGCTGCCGCTGGTAACGCTGTGCGGCTGGCTGCTGTTCAACGAAACGGTGGATCGCTGGACGATCATTGGTGCCGGCATCATCCTCGCCGCCAACGCCTACATTGCCCATCGCGAGGCCGTGCTGTCGCGTCGTGCCGCCAGTGCCGCGGCCTCGGCAGCGGCCAAGCCCGCGGAATAG
- a CDS encoding class I SAM-dependent methyltransferase yields the protein MTTSDSTERFSSRVADYVRYRPDYPPALLEWLHGPMGVSHEAVVADIGAGTGISSRQFLATGHPVIAVEPNAAMRAASEQWLAPQYPQFSAIDGRAEATGLDEASVDLVSVAQAFHWFDTVAVRAEWQRILRPGGLALIYWNSRLLDASPFLVGYEQLLLDYGTDYTAVAERYQDDATMQAWFGAGLRGMVQLPNVQYLDLDALQGRLLSSSYAPQPGHPRHAPMIAALQDLFAAHAVDGQVAFEYRTRAFLGTLD from the coding sequence ATGACCACTTCCGACAGCACTGAACGCTTCAGCAGCCGCGTCGCCGACTACGTCCGCTACCGGCCCGACTACCCGCCCGCCCTGCTGGAGTGGCTGCATGGCCCCATGGGCGTCAGCCACGAGGCCGTGGTCGCCGACATCGGCGCCGGCACCGGCATTTCCAGCCGCCAGTTTCTGGCCACCGGCCATCCGGTCATTGCGGTGGAACCGAACGCCGCCATGCGCGCCGCCTCCGAACAGTGGCTGGCGCCGCAGTATCCGCAGTTCAGCGCCATCGACGGCCGCGCCGAGGCCACCGGGCTGGACGAGGCCAGCGTTGACCTGGTCAGCGTCGCGCAGGCCTTCCACTGGTTCGACACCGTGGCGGTGCGCGCCGAGTGGCAGCGCATCCTGCGCCCAGGTGGCCTGGCACTGATCTACTGGAATTCACGCCTGCTCGATGCCAGCCCGTTCCTGGTCGGCTACGAACAACTGCTGCTGGACTACGGCACCGACTACACCGCCGTGGCCGAGCGCTACCAGGACGACGCCACCATGCAGGCCTGGTTCGGCGCCGGGCTGCGCGGCATGGTGCAGCTGCCGAACGTGCAGTACCTGGATCTGGATGCGCTGCAAGGGCGCCTGCTGTCCTCCTCCTATGCCCCCCAGCCCGGTCACCCGCGCCATGCGCCGATGATCGCCGCTCTGCAGGACCTGTTCGCCGCCCACGCGGTCGACGGCCAGGTTGCTTTTGAATATCGAACCCGAGCCTTCCTCGGCACGCTGGACTGA
- a CDS encoding quinone-dependent dihydroorotate dehydrogenase: MYSLARPFLFSLDAERAHGLGLSALDLAYRTGTTPLLAARIAPMPSTVFGLTFPNPVGLAAGLDKNGEHIDALFALGFGFVEIGTITPRPQAGNPQPRLFRLPEHNAIINRMGFNNAGVDALVRNVERARNRRGLLGINIGKNKDTPNEQAVDDYIACLDKVYPLADYITVNISSPNTAGLRELQEETALRQLVSQLRDRQEALAAQHGRRVPMLVKVAPDLSERDIDAAARVLGELQVDGVIATNTTIDHSKVAGDPLANEAGGLSGAPVLEQSTLVLRRLRSRLPESVPLIGVGGILSGADAVAKMAAGAALVQCYSGLIFRGPALVSECVEAIRRRREAPSRGAVAPL, translated from the coding sequence ATGTATTCGCTTGCCCGCCCCTTCCTGTTCTCGCTCGACGCCGAGCGCGCCCACGGCCTCGGCCTGTCCGCACTGGACCTGGCCTATCGCACCGGCACCACGCCGCTGCTGGCCGCCCGCATCGCGCCGATGCCGAGCACCGTGTTCGGGCTGACGTTCCCCAATCCGGTCGGCCTCGCTGCCGGCCTGGACAAGAACGGCGAGCACATCGATGCGCTGTTCGCGCTCGGCTTCGGCTTCGTCGAGATCGGCACCATCACCCCGCGCCCGCAGGCTGGCAATCCGCAGCCGCGCCTGTTCCGCCTGCCGGAACACAACGCGATCATCAACCGCATGGGCTTCAACAACGCGGGCGTGGATGCACTGGTGCGCAATGTCGAGCGCGCGCGCAACCGTCGCGGCCTGCTCGGCATCAACATCGGCAAGAACAAGGACACCCCCAACGAACAGGCCGTGGACGATTACATCGCCTGCCTGGACAAGGTGTATCCGCTGGCCGACTACATCACGGTCAACATCTCCTCGCCCAACACCGCCGGCCTGCGTGAGCTGCAGGAAGAGACCGCACTGCGCCAGCTTGTCAGCCAGCTGCGTGACCGCCAGGAAGCCCTGGCTGCGCAGCATGGTCGCCGCGTGCCGATGCTGGTGAAGGTGGCGCCCGACCTCAGCGAGCGCGACATCGATGCCGCCGCCCGTGTGCTGGGCGAACTGCAGGTGGACGGCGTGATCGCCACCAACACCACCATCGACCACAGCAAGGTGGCCGGCGATCCGCTGGCCAATGAGGCCGGTGGCCTGTCCGGCGCGCCGGTGCTGGAGCAGTCCACCCTGGTGCTGCGCCGCCTGCGCTCGCGCCTGCCCGAATCGGTGCCGCTGATCGGCGTCGGCGGCATCCTGTCCGGTGCCGATGCCGTGGCCAAGATGGCCGCCGGCGCCGCGCTGGTGCAGTGCTATAGCGGCTTGATCTTCCGTGGCCCTGCCCTGGTCTCCGAATGCGTGGAGGCGATCCGTCGCCGTCGCGAAGCGCCCAGCCGCGGCGCGGTGGCCCCACTGTGA
- a CDS encoding aminoglycoside phosphotransferase family protein — translation MSFASAQHLGEVLQQSYGITATAVVPRPVGADANASVYRVDARHGQWWLKCRTYQVDPAVWDSLHWLRGTLGIDEIVAPWPALTGGASVQRWGLQFTLFPYIEGQSGFEAALSHRQWRRLGEVLRRLHASPLPTELQRGLPTVRLETAALETVGQWLAGEGLAAAKDGLGRAFVSVWDRQHARITALHAQALQLRAALQEVPADLHLCHTDLHAGNLLMGNDGGLHLIDWDGLSLAPRERDLMFIGAAVGGRWGRENPLGFEDGYGSDRGDPRWIAWYRHWRILQDLIEFQQVLLGSDGEERSPPLRRQSLHYLGEQFAPGNVFDAAERAYRALG, via the coding sequence ATGTCATTCGCTTCGGCGCAGCATCTCGGCGAAGTCCTGCAACAATCCTATGGCATTACCGCCACCGCTGTGGTGCCGCGCCCGGTGGGTGCCGACGCCAATGCCAGCGTGTATCGTGTCGACGCGCGCCACGGTCAATGGTGGCTGAAATGCCGCACGTACCAGGTTGATCCGGCGGTATGGGACAGCCTGCACTGGCTGCGCGGTACGCTGGGCATCGATGAAATCGTGGCCCCATGGCCGGCGCTGACCGGTGGTGCGTCGGTGCAGCGTTGGGGACTGCAGTTCACCCTGTTCCCCTACATAGAAGGCCAGTCCGGGTTCGAGGCGGCGTTGAGCCATAGGCAGTGGCGACGCCTGGGCGAGGTGCTGCGGCGCCTGCACGCGTCGCCGCTGCCGACCGAACTGCAGCGTGGGCTACCGACCGTGCGGCTGGAAACTGCGGCACTTGAGACCGTTGGGCAGTGGCTGGCGGGCGAGGGCCTTGCCGCCGCAAAGGATGGGCTGGGCCGTGCATTCGTTTCCGTATGGGACCGGCAGCATGCGCGCATCACCGCGCTGCATGCGCAGGCACTGCAGCTGCGCGCGGCATTGCAGGAGGTTCCGGCTGACCTGCACCTGTGCCATACCGACCTGCATGCCGGCAATCTGCTGATGGGCAATGACGGTGGCCTGCACCTGATCGACTGGGATGGCCTGTCGCTGGCCCCGCGCGAGCGTGACCTGATGTTCATCGGTGCCGCTGTCGGCGGGCGCTGGGGCCGCGAGAATCCACTGGGGTTCGAAGACGGCTACGGCAGTGACCGTGGCGATCCGCGCTGGATCGCCTGGTACCGGCACTGGCGCATCCTCCAGGACCTGATCGAGTTCCAGCAGGTGCTGCTGGGGAGCGATGGAGAGGAGCGCTCGCCTCCATTGCGGCGGCAGTCGCTGCACTATCTGGGCGAACAGTTCGCGCCGGGCAATGTGTTCGATGCGGCGGAGCGTGCGTATCGCGCGCTGGGTTAG
- a CDS encoding DUF4190 domain-containing protein has translation MSVAPRQTSALAVVSLVMGIASWTVLPFVASIVAIVTGHMARAEIRRRPQELEGDGLAVTGLVLGWVMVGAAIAAILVFILFFGGLAWLAAMSN, from the coding sequence ATGAGCGTGGCACCCCGACAGACAAGCGCCCTGGCCGTAGTCAGCCTGGTCATGGGCATCGCCAGCTGGACCGTCCTGCCCTTCGTGGCCAGCATCGTGGCCATCGTCACCGGCCACATGGCCCGCGCCGAGATCCGCCGTCGCCCGCAGGAACTGGAAGGCGACGGTTTGGCCGTCACTGGCCTTGTACTGGGCTGGGTGATGGTCGGCGCCGCTATCGCCGCCATCCTGGTCTTCATCCTGTTCTTCGGCGGCCTGGCCTGGCTCGCCGCGATGTCGAACTGA
- a CDS encoding DUF418 domain-containing protein encodes MSAVDRRLHGLDLARYLALAGMVLVNFRLAMAVPAEGEGWLAGFFHLLEGKASATFVTLAGLGLVLATQRQGWWLASVQTWRRALFLLVLGLLNLTLFPADILHYYAVYFALAVVWLRASPRVLLASIVGLAACSFWALLHWDYSQGWNWQTLEYAGLWQWPGAVRNLLFNGFHPLLPWLCFFLLGMLLARLELSQPRVQRALLVLGVLLVGAGQGVQQLAQGTPWQAWLGTQPMPPGPAYVLTGAGAACSVIAACLWLARVRPGDWLAPFTAAGRMTLTLYVGHILLGMGTLESLGLLDGRASLASVLLWALLFLMLATGAAWLWSWQFARGPLEAMMRRIAG; translated from the coding sequence TTGAGCGCCGTCGACCGGCGATTGCACGGCCTTGATCTTGCGCGCTACCTGGCGCTGGCCGGCATGGTGCTGGTCAACTTCCGCCTGGCGATGGCCGTGCCGGCAGAGGGTGAGGGTTGGTTGGCAGGCTTCTTCCATCTGCTGGAGGGCAAGGCCTCGGCGACGTTCGTTACGCTGGCCGGTCTTGGCCTGGTACTGGCCACGCAGCGGCAGGGTTGGTGGCTGGCCAGTGTGCAGACCTGGCGGCGCGCACTGTTCCTGCTGGTGCTGGGCCTGCTCAACCTGACCCTGTTCCCGGCCGATATCCTGCATTACTACGCGGTGTATTTCGCATTGGCCGTGGTGTGGTTGCGTGCTTCGCCGCGGGTGTTGCTGGCCAGCATCGTGGGCCTGGCGGCCTGTTCGTTCTGGGCGTTGCTGCACTGGGACTACAGCCAGGGATGGAACTGGCAGACGCTGGAATACGCCGGTCTGTGGCAATGGCCGGGCGCGGTCCGCAACCTCCTGTTCAACGGCTTCCATCCGCTGCTGCCCTGGTTGTGCTTCTTCCTGCTGGGGATGCTGCTGGCACGGCTGGAGCTGTCGCAACCGCGGGTGCAGCGTGCACTGCTGGTGCTGGGCGTGCTGTTGGTTGGTGCCGGCCAGGGCGTGCAGCAGCTTGCGCAGGGAACGCCATGGCAGGCGTGGCTGGGAACGCAGCCGATGCCGCCGGGACCGGCCTACGTACTCACCGGTGCGGGCGCGGCGTGCAGTGTCATTGCCGCCTGCCTGTGGCTGGCGCGTGTGCGACCGGGTGACTGGCTGGCGCCGTTCACGGCGGCAGGGCGCATGACCCTCACGCTCTATGTCGGCCACATCCTGCTGGGCATGGGAACACTGGAAAGCCTCGGCCTGCTTGACGGACGTGCGTCGCTTGCCTCGGTGCTGTTGTGGGCGCTGTTGTTCCTGATGCTGGCGACAGGCGCGGCGTGGCTGTGGTCGTGGCAGTTCGCACGCGGTCCACTGGAAGCGATGATGCGGCGCATCGCGGGCTAG
- a CDS encoding SDR family NAD(P)-dependent oxidoreductase has product MANDAETSVGRIPAGAPTLDFSGRRVLIAGGSKGIGREMALAFAGAGAQVSVCARGQAGLDALRADAQAQGTPLHTVSADLADAGQIQAWLQAAADALGGIDVLVNNATGYGMADDEDGWAASLQIDLMAAVRASRLALPWLRASSDACILNLSSIASQQPRPGGAPYAAAKAALSHYTTSQALALAKDRIRVNAIAPGSIEFDDGLWDRRRTEDPTLYHGTLAKIPFGRFGHPREIADAALFLCSPLARWVTGSVLNVDGGQVLMG; this is encoded by the coding sequence ATGGCAAACGACGCCGAGACGTCTGTGGGTCGGATCCCCGCAGGGGCTCCGACCCTCGACTTCAGCGGCCGCCGCGTACTCATCGCCGGTGGCAGCAAAGGCATCGGTCGTGAAATGGCGCTGGCATTTGCCGGCGCCGGTGCGCAGGTCTCGGTCTGCGCCCGCGGCCAGGCCGGACTGGATGCCCTGCGCGCCGATGCGCAGGCACAGGGCACCCCGCTGCATACCGTCTCCGCCGATCTGGCCGATGCCGGCCAGATCCAGGCCTGGCTGCAGGCCGCTGCCGATGCACTCGGCGGCATCGATGTGCTGGTCAACAACGCCACCGGCTACGGCATGGCCGATGACGAGGATGGCTGGGCCGCCAGCCTGCAGATCGACCTGATGGCGGCGGTACGGGCGTCGCGCCTGGCACTGCCGTGGCTGCGCGCATCCAGCGATGCCTGCATCCTCAACCTGTCCTCGATCGCCTCACAGCAGCCGCGCCCCGGTGGCGCGCCCTACGCCGCCGCAAAGGCCGCGCTGTCGCACTACACCACCTCGCAGGCACTGGCGCTGGCCAAGGACCGGATCCGGGTCAACGCCATCGCCCCCGGTTCGATCGAATTCGACGATGGCCTGTGGGATCGCCGCCGCACCGAAGATCCGACGCTGTACCACGGCACCCTGGCGAAGATCCCGTTCGGCCGCTTCGGACACCCGCGCGAGATCGCCGACGCCGCCCTGTTCCTGTGCTCGCCGCTGGCGCGCTGGGTCACCGGCAGCGTGCTCAACGTGGATGGTGGCCAGGTGTTGATGGGCTGA
- the murB gene encoding UDP-N-acetylmuramate dehydrogenase, with protein MDTVDGNAPLRWTLTRNAPLQALNTFHVQASAAQLLELHDPTLLPEVLALPEVASGPLLVLGSGSNVLIAEDLPGTVLVFGNRDISFLEHRADHAVIRAGAGVPWHGLVMWSLQEGLSGLENLALIPGTAGAAPIQNIGAYGAQVGEFIQAVEAWDCQEQAWVRLDNEQCGFAYRDSVFKQQMDRYLITAIELKLPLLHDLRMDYAGIREELQAQGVELPGAVDVANAVIAIRRRKLPDPDVLGNAGSFFKNPVLPLEQVDVLLQHFPELPVFPSDQDGKRKVSAAWMIESCGWKGFREGDAGVAPSHALVLVNHGNATGAALLALARRISASVLEKFGVPIEPEPRLLGAQW; from the coding sequence ATGGATACCGTCGACGGCAACGCCCCGCTGCGCTGGACGCTCACCCGCAATGCACCGCTGCAGGCGCTGAACACCTTCCATGTGCAGGCCAGTGCAGCGCAGCTGCTGGAACTGCACGACCCCACGCTGCTGCCGGAAGTGCTGGCGCTGCCCGAAGTGGCCAGCGGCCCACTGCTGGTGCTGGGCAGCGGCAGCAACGTACTGATCGCTGAAGACCTGCCCGGCACCGTGCTGGTGTTCGGCAACCGCGACATCAGCTTCCTGGAACACCGCGCCGACCATGCAGTGATCCGCGCCGGCGCCGGCGTGCCCTGGCATGGCCTGGTGATGTGGTCGCTGCAGGAAGGCCTGTCCGGACTGGAGAACCTGGCGCTGATTCCCGGTACGGCCGGTGCTGCGCCGATCCAGAACATCGGTGCCTATGGCGCGCAGGTTGGCGAGTTCATCCAGGCCGTCGAAGCCTGGGACTGCCAGGAACAGGCCTGGGTGCGGCTGGACAACGAACAGTGTGGCTTCGCCTACCGCGACAGCGTGTTCAAGCAGCAGATGGACCGCTACCTGATCACCGCCATCGAGCTGAAGCTGCCATTGCTGCACGACCTGCGCATGGACTACGCCGGCATCCGCGAGGAACTGCAGGCACAGGGCGTGGAACTGCCGGGTGCGGTAGACGTGGCCAATGCGGTGATCGCGATCCGCCGCCGCAAACTGCCCGATCCGGACGTGCTGGGCAATGCCGGCAGCTTCTTCAAGAACCCGGTGCTGCCGCTGGAACAGGTTGACGTGCTGCTGCAGCACTTCCCCGAGCTGCCGGTGTTCCCGTCCGACCAGGACGGAAAACGCAAGGTCTCGGCGGCCTGGATGATCGAGTCCTGCGGCTGGAAGGGCTTCCGCGAAGGCGATGCCGGCGTGGCCCCGAGCCATGCACTGGTGCTGGTCAACCACGGTAACGCCACCGGTGCTGCGCTGCTGGCGCTGGCGCGACGCATCTCCGCCTCGGTGCTGGAGAAGTTCGGCGTGCCGATCGAACCGGAGCCCCGCCTGCTCGGCGCACAGTGGTGA